AGGCCTCCTCGTTGGTGTGGGTGGGCACCCACCCCAGCGAACGGAGACGGTCGTTGGCCACCACCCACGGGTGCATGATCCACGGCAGGATCTGGGGAGGCGTGGACGACAGACCAAGGCGCCAGCGGGTCGCCACGAATCGGCCCGCGATCGCCACCGGGACCCGCGGCCGGGGAATACCCGCCAGCGCCCGCATCGCATCAGGTGGGATCCACCCGTCGGGGGCCACGTTGAACGCACCGTCGCACCCCTGCTCGGCCACGAGGACCGCGGCCGAAGCCAGATCGTCGAAGTGCAGGAACTGCACCGGGGGATCGAACTCCCCGGCTCGGAGTCCCGCGGCCGACAGCAGAGCCGACGCCACCCAGCTGGCCGACTCCTCGGCAAGGGTCGTCGTGGGTCGCAGCACCGCCACCCGGGCCCGTGGGTGCTCGTTGCGGTGCCGCTCGGCGAGACGTTCGACCCTGGCCTTGTCCTCGGCGAAGGCGAAGCCCGGATTGGGCCGCGCCGGCGAATCCTCGGTGAGGGGGATGGGATTGTCGGGCCAGGCCCCATAGACGGTGGCGCTCGACACGAGGACCACCTGGTGCACGCCGGCTGCGCCCGCCGCGGCCAGCACCCGCTCGGTCAGCTCGACATCGACGCCGGAATCGACGCCGGAATCGTCTCGCCCCGGCCCGGGGGCGAGCACCGAGGCGAGGTGGATCAGGGTGTCGGCCTGCGCCAGCTGCGGCGCCAGATCGTCGGTGGCGAGGTCGAAGCGACGCGCGTGGAACCGCTCGGAGGGCTCGCACGGCCCGGGGACCAGGTCGAGTCCGGTGACCGGAGCCGATGACGACGAGGCCAGCAGCCGCGTCGCTACCCGGCTGCCGAGTGCACCCGAGGACCCGGTGAGGACGACGCCACTCATGGGCCTACCATGCCCGTGTGAGCGGATTTGGTCCATTCGGTGCAGGAGATCCCTTCGAGGGCGTGCCGTTCTTCGCCGACCTGGCGAAGATGCTGTCCCAGCAGGGTCCGGTGTCGTGGGACGCCGCGCGCCAGCTCGCCCACTCCATCGCGCTCGGCGGCGAGTCCGAACCCAACGTCGATCCCGCCGAGCGCATGGAGCTCGAACAGCTCGCCCGGGTCGCCGACCTCCACGTGGGGTCCACCACCGGGCTCGCCACCTCGGTGTCAGGCACCGGCGCCAGCATCGTCCCGGTCACCCGAGCCCAGTGGCTGACCCGTTCGCTCGACGCCTACAAGCCGCTGTTCGAGGCGATCGCCTCGGCGCTGACACCTGCCGAGGGGCACACCGATCAGCCCGAGCCCGCCGACCCCGAGGCGTTCGAACAGGACCCCGAGGCCGCGATGGGGGCCTGGCTCGGCGGGATGATGCAGATGCTGTCACCGATGATGCTGGGCATGACCGCAGGCTCGATGATCGGCCATCTGGCCAGCCGTTCGCTCGGCCAGTACGACCTCCCGATACCTCGCCAGCGCGGCCAGGACGAGATCGTGGTGGTGGTGCGGAACCTCGACGAGTTCGGCTCGGAGTGGAGCCTCGACCGCTCCGAGCTGCGATTGTGGCTGTGCCTGCACGAGATCGCCCACCACTCGGTCCTGTCGGTCCCCCACGTCCGTGCCCGTCTGGTCGACCTCCTCGAGCGGTTCGCGTCGTCGTTCGACCCCGACAGCTCTGCGCTCGAGGAGCGGCTCGGCACCTTCGACCCGAGCGATCCCCAGGGTCTGGCGGCCATGCAGTCGATGTTCGCCGAGCCAGAGGTGCTGGTCGGGGCGATCCGCTCCCCCGCCCAGGAAGCGACCCTGCCCCAGCTCGAAGCCCTCGTCGCGGCCATCGTCGGCCATGTCGACTGGGTGATGGACACCGTCGGTGGGCGGATCATGTCCGGGTACGGTCAGATCACCGAGGCCATGCGCCGGCGCCGGGTCGAGGCTGCGCCGTCTGACCGGTTCGTCGGCCAGCTGCTCGGTCTGGACCTCACCCAAGCGCTCTATGACCGGGGTTCGTCGTTCATCGGCGGCGTGGTCGAACGGGCCGGGCCCGAGGGCCTCGACCGCCTGTGGCAGAGCGAGCGCGACCTGCCAACGCCCGCCGAGATCGACGCGCCGGGTCTCTGGCTGGCCCGCATCGACCTCCCCGACGACGACGGCTGACCAGCCCGCCACCCGTCCAGGTCAGCGGGCCTCGGGATCCGGTTCGTGCTCGACGACGTCGTAGTCCGGCGGCAGGGGCTCGCCCTTCGGGCCGGTGCCGCCGGTGCCGGGGCGCAACTTGAGAGTGGCGGTCCGGCGCACCCGCCGGGCCCGGATCTTGGCCTCGGTCTTGATGCGGTCGGTGACCTCGTCGGTCTTGCGACGCCGCATCCGGCCGTGGACCAGCAGAAACTTGCGGCTGAGAAGATAGCTTCCGGCGGCGAACGCGGCCCCGGCCGCCACCATCAGGTAGCCGACCCGCCCCGGGATGGGCACCACGACCGGGATCGCCGCGCCCACCACCCAGATCAGCTGGAACCGGGTCTCGAACCGGGCGAAGGAGCGACCGCGGTTGGCGTCGGGGGCGTCACGCTGCAGGATCGAGTCGAACGCGACCTTGCCGGTGGCCGCGGCGATGCTGACGCTGAACGCGGCGAGCGCCGCGCCGACGAGGTTCCCGTAGAGGGCGGCGACGACACCGCAGCTCACCACGACCACCAGCGCGGCGACGAGAATGCGCTCCTCGGGGACGGTGCGACGGAGGCGGGGAGCCACGATCGCCCCGAGGGGCGCTCCCAACCCGGCCATGGCGACGGCGACACCGAAGTGCCACGTGGGGGCACCGGTCGAGATCTCGGTGACGGTCGCACCGAGCAGGTCGCGGGTGGCCGAACCGAGCCGCGACCCGAACTCCTCGACGAAGGGGCGTTCCTGGGTGCCGCGCAGCGTGAAGGCGATGAGGAAGGTCATGAACCCCACCAAGCCACGCATGAGCCCCATGGCCGACGCCGCGAGCAGGATGCCGGCGCCACGCAGCTCGGCGCGCTCGGTCTCGTCGGGCGGTTCGGTGGCCACCACCACCGACGGGAGCTTCGTCCCCACCACCGCGGCCGCTCCGAAGGTGACCGCGGCGAGACCGCACACCCACGGCGAGCCGCCCAACCAGAGGAACAGGCCCGCGGGGACGACCGCAGCCGCACCCGCGAGCCCCGAGAGCAACGACAGCTTCGAGTTGGCCGCCACCAGCTCCTCGTCGGTGGTGACCGTCGCCGGCACCGCCGCGCTCTTCGCGACGTGGTAGCCCTTGCCGAGCACCAGTATCCCGAACGCCAGCGGGAAGAGCAGCAGCGAATCGAGGTTCCAGATCATCAGCAGGGCGATGAGCGCCCGCGCCGCTCCCGACAGGACGATCATCCAGCGCCGCCCGCCCATCATCCGGTCGACGGCCGGCCCGATGAGCGGTGCGACCACCGCGAACGGCGCCATGGTCAATGCCAGGTAGAGACCCACCCGCCACCGGGCGTCGTTGGGGTCGATCGAGAAGAACAGCGACCCGGCGAGGGCGAGGGCGATCATGGCGTCGCCGGCCAGCAGCAGCGAGTGGGTACGAGCCAGCCGAACGAAGGGCGACACCACGAACGCGCCGGGGTCGGAGCGTCGCCGCGGCGAGAGGGGCTGCCAACCGGGGGTGTCGCTCACACGGACCTCACCGTGGCCATCGTAGGAGCCGCCCAACCGCCAGGCGCGCCGCGCTCACGACCTCTCACGAAGGTCGGCTCAGGGCCGGGGGACGCTGTACTTGTAGCCGAGCCCGCGGATCGTGATGATCCTGGATGGATTGGCCGGATCGTCCTCGACCTTGGACCGGAGTCGCTTGATGTGCACGTCGAGGGTCTTGGTGTCGCCGACGTAGTCCATCCCCCAGATGCGATCGATGAGGGTCTCACGGGGCAGGACCCGGCCCGCGTTCTCCACCAGCAGGTTGAGCAGCTCGAACTCCTTCAGGGGCAACCCGACCCGCTCGCCCCGGATGGTGACCTCGTGAGCCTCGGGGTCGATGGACACGTCGCCCACCTCGAGCGCCTCGCCCGATGGCGCGGGGGCGGCGTCGCCCGGGGCTCGCCTCAGCACCGCCCGCATCCTGGCGACCAGCTCGCGGAGCCGGTACGGCTTGGTGACGTAGTCGTCGGCGCCCACCTCCAGGCCGACGACGGTGTCGATCTCGGCAGATTTGGCGGTGACCATGATGATCGGCACCTTCGACGTCTTGCGGATCTCGCGACACACGTCGACGCCGGAGACCTTGGGCAGCATCAGGTCGAGCAGCACCAGGTCGGGATCGACCGACTCGTACATGGTCAACGCCTCGGCTCCGTCTCGGGCCACGTGGACCCGGAAGCCCTCGCGTTCGAGCCCGACGGTGAGGGCTTCGACGAAGGCCTCCTCGTCCTCTACGACGAGGATCGTCGCCTCGGCCACTGCCATGTCAACCTGCCTCTGATGTCGTCACAGGTACGGGACCGTCGCCGGTCGGCAACCGGAGGGTGAAGGTGGAGCCCTCGCCTTCCACCGATTCGACCAGCACCTCGCCGTGGTGGTTGTTGACCACGTGGCGGACGATGGCCAATCCGAGACCGGTGCCACCAGTCTGGCGGCTCCGAGCCCGATCGATGCGGTAGAAGCGCTCGAACACCCGCTCGAGGTCGCGGCTGGGGATGCCCATGCCGTGATCCTGCACCGAGATGTCGACCGACAATCCGTCGCTCGTGGCCCTGAGCTGCACCTTGGAGCCCGCCTCGCTGTACTTCACCGCGTTCTCGAGCAGGTTGAACACCGCCGAGACGAGCTGGCGCTCGTCGCCCACCACGGTGAGGTGCGCGCTGGTGTCGGCCACGGTGATGGTGATGCCCTGCTGGTCTGCTGCCGGTCGCATGCGGGCCGCCGCGCTCTGCAGGACCTGGGCCACCGGGACGGCCTCGCGGTGGGGATGCTCCTCAGCTTCGATCCTGCTCAGCTCGAGGAGGTCCTCGATGGTGCGGCCCACCCGGTGCGCTTCGTTGAAGATCCGCTCGGACAACCGGCTGGTGACCGCAGGGTCCTCCTCTCCGACGAGGGTCTCGGCCAACAGCGCCAGGGCACCGACCGGGGTCTTGAGCTCGTGGCTGATGTTGGCCACGAAGTCTCGCCGCACCGCTTCGAGCCGGCGACGCTCGGTGACGTCGTCGATCACCGCGATCGCTCCAGGACCGACGGTGTCGGGGTCGAGCGGCACCGCGGTGATCACCAGCACCCGCCGTGGCGGGCTGTGCAGCTCGACGGTCTCGACCGCGGTCTCGCCGCCGATCGCCCGCTGCAAGAGGTTGCCGATGGCGGCCTCGACGAGCGCATCGCTGTGGCGTGCCTCCGAGTAGAGCGACCCGGGCTGGTTGCGGAACACGACCTCGCCGCTGCCGTCGGCCACCACCACGCCCTGTGGGATGGCATCGAGGCTGCGGGAGAGCCGTTGCTCGGCCTGCTCGCGGTCGGATCGCTCGGCGCCGGCCACCCGGGCCGAGCGCTCGAGGCGATCGACGGTGGCACCCAGGTCGTCGGTGCGGCGCCGGATGGTCGTCGGGTCGAGCGAGTCCGCCACCCGGTCGATTCGACGGGTCGCCTGCCGCACCGACACGAGGTGGATCCCATAGGCGATGGCGAGGGCGACGGCCACGGCAACGATGGTGATGGTCGCGGTCACCGGAGCTCGGACGGGACCAGGAGCAGCATCAGCCTCGATGCTCCTCGGCGTCGCGGCGGGCCTTGACCCGTGCGGCGCCGGTGTGCTCGGGCATCCACCCCGTGACCATGAACTGGGTCTGGTTGCCGATGTTGACCGCGTGGTCGCCGATCCGTTCGTAGTAGCGACCGACCAGCGCGAGCTGCACCGCCGCCTGCAGGTCGATGGCTTCGTCGGTGTGGGCCTCGAAGATCGCCTGGACGAACTCCTTGTTGAGCCCGTCGAGACGGTCGTCCATGTCATCGAGCGCGGCGGCAAGGCCCGCATCTCCGTCCGCGTAGGCATCGATGGCCAACCGCAGCAGCCGGGCAGCTTCGACGCTCATGGCCTCGATCAGGCCCCGGAGCTTGGGCGTGAACTCGACCCCATAGATTCTCCGTGACGCCTTGGTGATGTTCACGGCCAGGTCGCCGGATCGCTCGATCTCGCCGTTGAGCTTCAGCGCGGTCACGATGCGCCGCAGGTCCCCCGCCATCGGTTGCTGCAGGGCCATGAGCCTGATCGCCTGCTCCTCGTTCTCGAGGCTCGCCTCGTCGAGGTCGTCGTCGTGCTCGATGAGCGACTGGGCACCCTCGAGGTCGTTGCCGAGCAGCACTGAGGTGGCCCGCGGAATGGCCTCGGTGGCCATGGCGGCCGCGCGGATGACCGCCTGCGCCAGCTCGTCGAGCTCCTCGTGGAACTGCTTGCGTGTCTCGGTCATGGACTCCTCCATCATCGCACCTCTGCCGTCATCCGAACCGGCCGGTGACGTAGTTCTCGGTGCGCTCGTCAGCCGGGTTGGAGAAGATGCGTTCGGTGCGGTCGCACTCGACCAGCACCCCGGTGCGATCGGGCCCGTCGCCGGCCTCAACCGAGAAGAACGCGGTGCGATCGGCCACGCGAGCGGCCTGTTGCATGTTGTGGGTGACGATCACAATCGTGTAGCGGGCCTTGAGGTCGACCATCAGGTCCTCGATGCGGGCGGTGGAGACGGGGTCGAGCGCCGAGCAGGGCTCGTCCATCAGGATCACGTCTGGCTGCACCGCCAGACAGCGGGCGATGCACAGTCGCTGCTGCTGGCCACCGGACATGCCATAGGCGTTGTCCCCGAGCCGGTCCTTGACCTCGTCCCACAGGTAGGCGTCGCGAAGCGCCCCCTCGACGGTGTCGTCGAGATTCTTGCGCTGGCCCAGCACCCTCGGCCCGAAGGCGACGTTGTCGTAGATCGACTTGGGGAACGGGTTGGGCTTCTGGAACACCATGCCGATCAGCTTGCGGACCTGCACCGGGTCGACCTTGGGGCCGTACATGTCCTGGCCGTGGTAGCGGACAGTACCGCTGACCCGCGCCGTGGGGATGAGGTCGTTCATGCGGTTGAGGCACCGCAAGAGGGTGCTCTTGCCGCATCCCGACGGTCCGATGAGGGCGGTGATGTCGTTGTGGAAGAGGTCGAGCGAGACATCGCGCACCGCCAGGTGCGACCCGTAGTGGACGCTCACCCTGTCCAGCTCGAACGTGCGCTCGGTCGAACTCGAGACATCAGCGCTGCGGGCAGCGAGCGCGCCGAGCGAGAACTCGGCGGAGATCGGCGGGGCGGAGGTCGGCTCGGTCACGGAAAGCTCGGGCTCCTGGGTCATGGTGTTGTCGGGCATGGTGTCCTACCAGTCTTGTTCATAGCGGTTGCGGAGATAGACGGCGGTGGAGTTGATGAGCAGCAGCACGCCCAGCATCACGAGGATCCCGGCGATGGCCAGCACCCGGAACTCGTCCTGGGGGCGTCCCCAGTAGTTGAAGATCATCACCGGGAGCGCGGAGTAGCCGCCGGAGAAGAAGTTGGGGTCGAAGCGCACGAAGGTGACCGCCCCCACCAGCAGCAAGGGCGCCGCCTCGCCGATGGCTCGGGCCACGGCCAGGATCACACCGGTGAGGATCCCGGGGATGGCAGCCGGCAGCACCTGGCGACGGATCGTCTGCCAGGGCGTCGCCCCGAGCGCCAGCGAACCGTCGCGGATCGACGGCGGCACCGACCGGATCGCTTCGCGAGCAGCGAGGATGACGGTGGGAAGCACCAGCAGCGCCAGGGTGAGCGATCCGGCGGCGACCACGAAGCCGAGGCTGAGCGGTCCACGGACGATGAAGGCGAGGCCAAGGATGCCGAACACGATCGAAGGCACCCCGGCCAGGTTCTGGATGTTGAGCTCGATCAGGCGGTTCCACCACTTCGTCCCGTCGGCGTACTCTTCGAGGTAGATCGCCGATCCCACCCCGAGCGGGACGATCAGGGCGATGACCCCGCCGATCAGGTACACGGTGCCCAGGATGGCGGTGCGGAAGCCGGACTGTGTGGGATCGACCGTCGAGGGTCCGTTGGTGATGATGTCCAAGCTCAGGCGCTGTCCACCCTTGACCGCGGCCCAGGTGATCAGGGCGACGATCGTCAACAGGGCGAGCGAGAGCCCCAGGAAGAGGACGGCTTGGAAGACGGTGTTGCCCACCTTGTCGGCACGCGAGCGCGTCCCGAAGGTCCGCTCGGTGGCGGCCCGTGCGCCGGACACCGCGAGCTGGGTGCGAGCAGCGGTCATTCGTAGGCCTCCCGGAAGCGGCGCACCAGCCTGATGGCCAGCATGTTCATGGCGAAGGTCATGATGAACAGGAGGGCACCGACGGCAAAGATCGTGTCGTACACGATCGTTCCCGCCGCGATGTCGCCCGTCGCCCGTCCGGCGATGTAGGCGGTCATCGTCTGGGCGCCCTGGAACGGATCGAAGCTGAGGGTGGGATCACCGGCCCCGGCGACGATGACCACCACCATGGTCTCACCGATGGCGCGTGAGACCGCCAGCACGAAGGCAG
This genomic interval from Acidimicrobiales bacterium contains the following:
- the phoU gene encoding phosphate signaling complex protein PhoU produces the protein MTETRKQFHEELDELAQAVIRAAAMATEAIPRATSVLLGNDLEGAQSLIEHDDDLDEASLENEEQAIRLMALQQPMAGDLRRIVTALKLNGEIERSGDLAVNITKASRRIYGVEFTPKLRGLIEAMSVEAARLLRLAIDAYADGDAGLAAALDDMDDRLDGLNKEFVQAIFEAHTDEAIDLQAAVQLALVGRYYERIGDHAVNIGNQTQFMVTGWMPEHTGAARVKARRDAEEHRG
- a CDS encoding MFS transporter, whose product is MSDTPGWQPLSPRRRSDPGAFVVSPFVRLARTHSLLLAGDAMIALALAGSLFFSIDPNDARWRVGLYLALTMAPFAVVAPLIGPAVDRMMGGRRWMIVLSGAARALIALLMIWNLDSLLLFPLAFGILVLGKGYHVAKSAAVPATVTTDEELVAANSKLSLLSGLAGAAAVVPAGLFLWLGGSPWVCGLAAVTFGAAAVVGTKLPSVVVATEPPDETERAELRGAGILLAASAMGLMRGLVGFMTFLIAFTLRGTQERPFVEEFGSRLGSATRDLLGATVTEISTGAPTWHFGVAVAMAGLGAPLGAIVAPRLRRTVPEERILVAALVVVVSCGVVAALYGNLVGAALAAFSVSIAAATGKVAFDSILQRDAPDANRGRSFARFETRFQLIWVVGAAIPVVVPIPGRVGYLMVAAGAAFAAGSYLLSRKFLLVHGRMRRRKTDEVTDRIKTEAKIRARRVRRTATLKLRPGTGGTGPKGEPLPPDYDVVEHEPDPEAR
- a CDS encoding NAD-dependent epimerase/dehydratase family protein translates to MSGVVLTGSSGALGSRVATRLLASSSSAPVTGLDLVPGPCEPSERFHARRFDLATDDLAPQLAQADTLIHLASVLAPGPGRDDSGVDSGVDVELTERVLAAAGAAGVHQVVLVSSATVYGAWPDNPIPLTEDSPARPNPGFAFAEDKARVERLAERHRNEHPRARVAVLRPTTTLAEESASWVASALLSAAGLRAGEFDPPVQFLHFDDLASAAVLVAEQGCDGAFNVAPDGWIPPDAMRALAGIPRPRVPVAIAGRFVATRWRLGLSSTPPQILPWIMHPWVVANDRLRSLGWVPTHTNEEAYVAGTSPGPLDTLSPKRRQELAIGAAAAGVVASCAAGVGILRRVRRGR
- the pstA gene encoding phosphate ABC transporter permease PstA → MTAARTQLAVSGARAATERTFGTRSRADKVGNTVFQAVLFLGLSLALLTIVALITWAAVKGGQRLSLDIITNGPSTVDPTQSGFRTAILGTVYLIGGVIALIVPLGVGSAIYLEEYADGTKWWNRLIELNIQNLAGVPSIVFGILGLAFIVRGPLSLGFVVAAGSLTLALLVLPTVILAAREAIRSVPPSIRDGSLALGATPWQTIRRQVLPAAIPGILTGVILAVARAIGEAAPLLLVGAVTFVRFDPNFFSGGYSALPVMIFNYWGRPQDEFRVLAIAGILVMLGVLLLINSTAVYLRNRYEQDW
- the pstB gene encoding phosphate ABC transporter ATP-binding protein PstB; protein product: MPDNTMTQEPELSVTEPTSAPPISAEFSLGALAARSADVSSSTERTFELDRVSVHYGSHLAVRDVSLDLFHNDITALIGPSGCGKSTLLRCLNRMNDLIPTARVSGTVRYHGQDMYGPKVDPVQVRKLIGMVFQKPNPFPKSIYDNVAFGPRVLGQRKNLDDTVEGALRDAYLWDEVKDRLGDNAYGMSGGQQQRLCIARCLAVQPDVILMDEPCSALDPVSTARIEDLMVDLKARYTIVIVTHNMQQAARVADRTAFFSVEAGDGPDRTGVLVECDRTERIFSNPADERTENYVTGRFG
- a CDS encoding response regulator transcription factor encodes the protein MAVAEATILVVEDEEAFVEALTVGLEREGFRVHVARDGAEALTMYESVDPDLVLLDLMLPKVSGVDVCREIRKTSKVPIIMVTAKSAEIDTVVGLEVGADDYVTKPYRLRELVARMRAVLRRAPGDAAPAPSGEALEVGDVSIDPEAHEVTIRGERVGLPLKEFELLNLLVENAGRVLPRETLIDRIWGMDYVGDTKTLDVHIKRLRSKVEDDPANPSRIITIRGLGYKYSVPRP
- a CDS encoding zinc-dependent metalloprotease → MSGFGPFGAGDPFEGVPFFADLAKMLSQQGPVSWDAARQLAHSIALGGESEPNVDPAERMELEQLARVADLHVGSTTGLATSVSGTGASIVPVTRAQWLTRSLDAYKPLFEAIASALTPAEGHTDQPEPADPEAFEQDPEAAMGAWLGGMMQMLSPMMLGMTAGSMIGHLASRSLGQYDLPIPRQRGQDEIVVVVRNLDEFGSEWSLDRSELRLWLCLHEIAHHSVLSVPHVRARLVDLLERFASSFDPDSSALEERLGTFDPSDPQGLAAMQSMFAEPEVLVGAIRSPAQEATLPQLEALVAAIVGHVDWVMDTVGGRIMSGYGQITEAMRRRRVEAAPSDRFVGQLLGLDLTQALYDRGSSFIGGVVERAGPEGLDRLWQSERDLPTPAEIDAPGLWLARIDLPDDDG
- a CDS encoding ATP-binding protein produces the protein MTATITIVAVAVALAIAYGIHLVSVRQATRRIDRVADSLDPTTIRRRTDDLGATVDRLERSARVAGAERSDREQAEQRLSRSLDAIPQGVVVADGSGEVVFRNQPGSLYSEARHSDALVEAAIGNLLQRAIGGETAVETVELHSPPRRVLVITAVPLDPDTVGPGAIAVIDDVTERRRLEAVRRDFVANISHELKTPVGALALLAETLVGEEDPAVTSRLSERIFNEAHRVGRTIEDLLELSRIEAEEHPHREAVPVAQVLQSAAARMRPAADQQGITITVADTSAHLTVVGDERQLVSAVFNLLENAVKYSEAGSKVQLRATSDGLSVDISVQDHGMGIPSRDLERVFERFYRIDRARSRQTGGTGLGLAIVRHVVNNHHGEVLVESVEGEGSTFTLRLPTGDGPVPVTTSEAG